The following coding sequences lie in one Danio rerio strain Tuebingen ecotype United States chromosome 25, GRCz12tu, whole genome shotgun sequence genomic window:
- the LOC141380997 gene encoding serine/threonine-protein kinase pim-3-like — protein sequence MESLSHRTTLHPDPGASSCQDLQRFCEENGCLEERLARKVLVQLIVALKHCESRSILHQDVKPENLLISTESQDIRLLEFGCGDLLKRSHYKYFAGTPAYAPSDWFRRHRYNATSAAVWSVGVKLYNILCDCFPFRGAQRVTSRSRLTFPRSLSTGKRFRHIQSLRGERAEVCCF from the exons ATGGAGAGTTTGTCTCACAGGAcg acgctacatcctgatcctggagcgtctTCTTGCCAAGATCTCCAGCGCTTCTGTGAGGAAAACGGCTGTCTGGAGGAGCGTCTGGCCAggaaagtgctggtgcagctgatcgtGGCGCTAAAACACTGTGAGAGCCGCAGCATCCTGCACCAGGAcgtcaagccagagaacctgctgatctccacagagtctCAGGACATCAGGCTGTTGGAGTTCGGCTGTGGAGACCTGCTGAAGCGCTCGCACTACAAATACTTTGCAG GCACTCCTGCCTACGCTCCTTCTGATTGGTTTCGCAGACATCGCTACAATGCCACTTCAGCTGCAGTCTGGTCAGTAGGAGTGAAGCTCTACAACATCCTGTGTGACTGTTTCCCCTTCAGAGGCGCACAGAGGGTCACATCCCGAAGCAGACTGACCTTTCCTAGGagcttgtcaacaggtaagagattcagacacattcagagtCTGCGTGGAGagcgagcagaagtgtgttgtttTTAG